The genomic window GGTATATTCATAGAGGACGATAGTATTGCAAATAATAGCGGTGAAGGAGAACATGCCTATTTTGAAAATTGCATATTCGATTTGCAGAAAACCAGTGCGAATGGTTGTATAAATCCAGAATGCCAGCATTTCAGAGGGACTTTCAAGAACTGCTATTTCCGGAATGACGTTGATAATTACTTCATCTATTATGGCAGAGCAATCTCGTGGCAATTTGGTGATACCAAATGGCACACCGACAGTCTCTCGTTCGAGAATTGTACCTTTGCTAACATGGGGTACGTTCTCATGAATGAGAAGCCTTGCTACTCAGACTATGTGTGGCTCAATCATTGCACGTTCCTAAATATTTGCTGTTTCCCTCTGGAAGGAGACGTGTGGCACTGGCTTGACGTCACTAACTGCATTTTCGTGAATACATGGATGTACGGTGACAACATGAGTGCTACTTATAGTAGATTCTCGAGGGCTGCAGGTACTAATCCGATCGGCGCCATACTTCAGGTTGACAGTTTGGCAGCCAGCAACTATTCTCAAGGCACTGACGCAGTAACTTTTCCTTACACCGATGCCGATCGGCATATACTTTTTGCCAACAACAGCTTTTATGAAGAGAAATGGCTGACCGACTTCTGGTTTAGCAACCCTGTCACGGTCAATCCGGCCAGCGACACTTCTCAGCCGCGTCCCCAGCCGATGATGAATTTACCTGCACGTCAAATGTTTGGGAACGATTCTCTGGGGAATAAGCGCTTTCCCTATATTAACTTAGCCAATCTTTATCCTTCCGACGATACTTCCTATAACGCTTCCATCGCAAATCCAAACTTCAACTTGCCGCCGACCCAGGTCGACAGCATCGAAGGTTTCTTGGATGGGAGATACTTTACCAGCGCGCAAATTAATTGGGCATACAATCAAGGTAGTGATGACAAAAATGGAGCATGGCCAATGAGCGAAGATTTATCCTACGACACTAAATCCGCATTATACACTGCAGGAATAGGTGGATTCCCGCTTGGAGATTTGTATCATTGGTGGGGACCTAA from Candidatus Acidiferrales bacterium includes these protein-coding regions:
- a CDS encoding T9SS type A sorting domain-containing protein translates to MRHFIWALLFAAAMIPVSLYAQTDTLDVPPDGASGGNLDHAIDSVISAGTLSNTVFRLVPSGFGYGQDYVLNGIVTTPVHQKLTIIAPDPTPTSPPPQIVMQTGNGVTWTQNFDCFGDLYMKNIWMMYVNTSGTQNGAGIFIEDDSIANNSGEGEHAYFENCIFDLQKTSANGCINPECQHFRGTFKNCYFRNDVDNYFIYYGRAISWQFGDTKWHTDSLSFENCTFANMGYVLMNEKPCYSDYVWLNHCTFLNICCFPLEGDVWHWLDVTNCIFVNTWMYGDNMSATYSRFSRAAGTNPIGAILQVDSLAASNYSQGTDAVTFPYTDADRHILFANNSFYEEKWLTDFWFSNPVTVNPASDTSQPRPQPMMNLPARQMFGNDSLGNKRFPYINLANLYPSDDTSYNASIANPNFNLPPTQVDSIEGFLDGRYFTSAQINWAYNQGSDDKNGAWPMSEDLSYDTKSALYTAGIGGFPLGDLYHWWGPNSSTGIDQYTPWKAQAAGEDSVILHALTTGDLTGIMAGVKSRPGTPESYVLSQNYPNPFNPSTTIEYSVPRNGFVTLKVYNILGQEVSTLFSGVQHAGNYQATFDGAKFASGVYFYRLQAGNVSITKKLVLIK